Proteins encoded together in one bacterium window:
- a CDS encoding nucleotidyltransferase substrate binding protein, translated as MGKEKVTKKIDHFEKALKTLNTVLVRFEEVTPDYKDYLFIRDSLIQRFEYCTDMFWKVLREFIIEKHGVDVLASPKAVLKEAFDVYLIDEKQYTQLLTSVNDRNLTSHAYQEDVALQIVEYVADSYQLMKIIIEKINQEINL; from the coding sequence ATGGGCAAAGAGAAAGTAACTAAAAAAATAGATCATTTTGAAAAAGCTTTAAAAACATTGAACACGGTTCTGGTAAGATTTGAAGAAGTGACGCCAGATTACAAAGATTATCTTTTTATTCGCGATTCACTTATTCAGCGCTTTGAATATTGTACTGATATGTTTTGGAAAGTTCTTCGTGAGTTTATTATAGAAAAGCATGGCGTTGATGTGCTGGCAAGTCCCAAGGCTGTTCTTAAAGAAGCATTTGATGTGTATTTGATTGATGAAAAGCAATATACGCAGTTATTGACATCCGTTAATGATCGGAATTTAACGTCGCATGCGTATCAAGAAGATGTTGCATTGCAGATTGTTGAATATGTTGCTGATTCTTACCAGCTCATGAAAATAATTATCGAAAAGATAAATCAAGAAATAAATCTTTAG
- a CDS encoding nucleotidyltransferase domain-containing protein translates to MKELDIKTKEKIINIVHALIADADIYLFGSRATGQHHAHSDIDLALDAGKKLDRLVVGEVKDLLSASNIPYKFDVVDVHNVGDDLKRDIMKEGVLWAKRK, encoded by the coding sequence ATGAAAGAATTAGATATAAAAACAAAAGAAAAGATAATAAATATTGTGCATGCGCTTATCGCTGATGCTGATATTTATTTGTTTGGTTCGCGAGCAACTGGGCAGCACCATGCCCACTCAGATATTGACCTTGCACTCGATGCTGGAAAAAAATTGGATCGGTTGGTAGTTGGCGAGGTTAAAGATTTACTGAGCGCTTCAAATATTCCCTATAAATTTGATGTTGTTGATGTGCATAATGTTGGCGATGATTTAAAAAGAGATATTATGAAAGAGGGTGTTTTATGGGCAAAGAGAAAGTAA